The Alphaproteobacteria bacterium genomic interval CCTGGTATCTGTTCTTCCAGTCGCTCGGCCTCTACAACACGCTGCTGGCGCTCGTGCTGACCCACATCACCATCAATCTGCCGATGACGATGTGGATCATGCTGACCTATTTCAACGAAGTGCCGACCGAGTTGCGCGAGGCCGCGACGATCGACGGCTGCGGCGACTTCACCACCTTCCGGCGGATCATTCTGCCGCTGGTGGGGCCGGGCCTCGTCTCGTCCGGCATCCTGTCCTTCGTGTTCAGCTGGAACGAATTCGCCATCGCGCTGAACCTGACCGCGCGCGACACGGCGACCGTGCCCGTCGCCATCGCGCGCTTCGCCCAGCAATTCGAGATCCAGCACGCCCAAATGGCCGCGTCGTCGATGATCGCGATCGTGCCCGCACTGCTGCTGATGATCTTCGGTCAGCGCTTCATCGTGCGCGGCCTGACGACCGGCGCGGTCAAGTAACCGTCACTGCTTGACCGATCCGGCCGCGAGGCCAGAGACCATATAGCGCTGCAACGGCAGGAACAGCAGCAGCGTGGGCAGCGTCGTCAGCGCCGAGCCCGCCATCACGTTGCCCCAATCGGTGACGTTCTCGCCGAAATAGATATAGAGGGCGAGCGGCATCGTTTTCATCTCCTCCTGCGTGAGCAACGCGACGGAGAAGAGATACTCCGACCAGCACAGCAGAAAGGCGTAGGTCGCCGTGGCGACGATGCCGGGGAACATGATCGGAAAGACGATGCGCCAGACGACCTGGAAATAGCTCGCCCCGTCCATGATCGCGGCTTCGTCGAGGCTGCGGGGCACCGCGCGCAAATACCCGACCAGCAGATAGACCGAGAACGGAATCGAGATCGCGACATAGACGAACAACATGCTGCCCCAGTTGTTCAACATGCCCGCGCGCGCGAACAGGATGAACACCGGCGTCACCAGAATGATCCACGGAAAGGTCTGGCCGAGCATGACGGTGGCGAACAGCGTGCCGCGCCCGCGGAAGCGGAATCGCGAAAACGCATAGGCCGCGTTGACCGACACGAAAGTCGATAGCAATACGGCACCGATGCACAGCACCAAACTGTTGAGAACGTTATGGCCGAACCCGGCGGCGAAGAGGCGCGTGTAATTCTCCAACGTCATCGACCAGCGTGTGGCCGAGAACATCGTGTCCGGCGTTTTCAGCGACGCGATGAACACCCAGGCCGTCGGATAGATCAGGAATGCGAGCGCGAAAGCCGTGACGGCCAGCGTGGCGAATTGCACCGATGCGCTCGGGGTGCGGTTCATCGATCTTCCTCCTCGACCAAGGCGCGCGCGGCGACGTAGCGCAGATAGATCATGCCGAACGCGGTCATGATCATCGCCATCACCACGCCGGCGGCGGCGCTGTAGCCCAAGCGGCCGTCGATGAAGCCTTTGATGTAGATCTCCGTCGCCATGACGTTGGTGAACGTGCCAGGCCCCGCCCCGGTCGTGAGCCACACATAGATGAAATTGTTGAACGTCCAGAAGGTCGACATCATCGCCATGACGATGATCGCCGGCTTCAGATGCGGCAGATAGATATAGCGCAGCAACTGCGTGCGGCTGGCGCCGTCGATCTCGGCCGCTTCGACCAATTCGCCGGGCAACGATTGCAGACTCGCCATGAATGTCAGCGTGACCAGCGGCAAAGTATTCCAGGTGATGATCAGGATGATCGACGGCCAAACCCAATTGGCGTCGGCCAAAAACGGGATCGGCTGATCGATGAAGCCGAGCCACATCAGGAATTGATTGGCCGCCCCCACGCGCGGATCGAGGATCCAGCGCCACACCACGATCGCGACGACCGGCGGCGTGGCCCAGGGCACGATCAGCAGAATGCGCGTCAGCGTCGACAGGCGCCAAGCGCGGATCGTTCGGCTGTCGAGCAGGAAGGCGAGCGCCAGGCCCAGCACGATACGCACCGTCACGCCCACGACGGTCAGCCAGATCACCGTGTTGAACATGACCCGGCGAAAGCCGGGACTGGTCAGCAGTTCGATATAATTCTCGAGACCGATCCAGCGTCCGCCGTCGCGCAACTGGAAAATATCGAGATCGGTCGCGCTGATGTCGAGATTGAAGACGAACGGATAGACATAGAAAGCGCCGAGAAAGAAGAAGGCGGGGACGAGCGCGAAAGCGACGAAACCCTTGGCATTCGCGTGCATCGTGCCGTCCCCGCCCCTTTTATCTTAACGCTGCAACCGCGCGAGTTCGCGCGCGATCGTGTCGTGCAGCTCCTGCCCGGCGGCCTGCGCGGTCTTCTCGCCGATGAAGACCGAGCCGGCGGCGCGGCCGACCGCGTTCCACATGAACGGGATCGGCACCGGGCCTGTCGCGTAAGGCCCCCAGCTGCGCGAATTGGCGAGCTGCTTGGGATACCCGGCGAGTTCCGCATCCCAGGCGCGGCTGTCGATCGCGGCGCGCTGGGCGGGCGTGTAGTTGTTGTAGTGCTTGAACGTCGGATCGGGCTTGGTGAGGAACTTGATCAACGCCCAAGCCTGTTCGACGTTCTTCGCGTTCGGGCTGATGCCCAGCATGCGGCCGCCGAAATTGGTGACCGAGCCGTTCTTGCCGCCGGGATGCGGCGCCGTCATGAACGGCCGCTTCTTGCCCGGATTGCGTTGATCCCACTTGGTCAGGATTTCGATCGCCACCGTATCGGGCATCGACGCCATCGCGGTGTTGCCGGTCAGCATGCCTTCGACAAGCTCGGGCGCGCCCCACAGGCAGACCGACAGGTTGCTACGCGGGTTGTGCCCTTCGGTGATGTAGGAGTTGTAGTACGCGAGCGCCTCGGTCGCTTTCTCCGGCGTCACGCCCATCACATATTTGCCGTTGGCGTCCTTGTCGATCCAGCCGGGGCCGTCCGACCAGAAGTAATAGTTCATGTAGAACCAGATCGACGGCGTGGCGCAGCTGCCCGCCGGGAAGCCCCAGCCCGCCTTGCCGGTGCGCTGATGGATCTGGCGGCTGGCGTCGCGCAAACCCGCCCATGTCGTCGGAAATTCCTTGATCCCGGCTTGTTCGAACAGCTCGGTGTTGTACATCATCGTGAACGTGTCGGTCGTCCACGGCACCGCGTAGGTCTTGCCGTCCGGCCCTTCGGCCAGATCGCGGGCGAAGAAATCGTTCCAGCCTTTGACGCCCATCTGCGCGCCGTCGCGCGCGATCAGATCGTCGAGCGGGCGCAGCGCCTTGCCGCCGCCGAAGGAGCGCGGCTGCACGAAGGAGATATGCACCACGTCCGGCGCCGTGCCGGTCGCGGCTTCGCGCAGATACTGCTGCTGCATATCGGCCCACGAGATACGTTGCATATTGACCTTGATCGACGGATTCGCTTTCTCGAATTCGTCGAGGGCCGCGCGCATCTGCGGCGCTTCGGGATCGTTGAAGCGAAACGTGATCGTCACCGGCGCTTGGGCCTGCAAGGCGGGAGCGGCCAGAAGCCCCACCGCCAACGCAGCGCCGGAGACGAGACCGCGCCGTCCGAATTGAGTTCGCATCGTTTCCTCCCTTTTTTGGTTCGTGTTTTCACGTTCGCCGGCAAGATCGGAGCCGGCATTTCACCCTGTCGGCACGGCCGGATCGATCAACCCGGCGGCCTTCAACTCGCGCCACATGGCGGATGGGATCTCCGCCGCGCAGGCTTTCAGCGCGGCGCGCACCTCGTCCGTCGACCGGTAACCGGCCGCGATGCTGGCG includes:
- a CDS encoding sugar ABC transporter substrate-binding protein; this encodes MRTQFGRRGLVSGAALAVGLLAAPALQAQAPVTITFRFNDPEAPQMRAALDEFEKANPSIKVNMQRISWADMQQQYLREAATGTAPDVVHISFVQPRSFGGGKALRPLDDLIARDGAQMGVKGWNDFFARDLAEGPDGKTYAVPWTTDTFTMMYNTELFEQAGIKEFPTTWAGLRDASRQIHQRTGKAGWGFPAGSCATPSIWFYMNYYFWSDGPGWIDKDANGKYVMGVTPEKATEALAYYNSYITEGHNPRSNLSVCLWGAPELVEGMLTGNTAMASMPDTVAIEILTKWDQRNPGKKRPFMTAPHPGGKNGSVTNFGGRMLGISPNAKNVEQAWALIKFLTKPDPTFKHYNNYTPAQRAAIDSRAWDAELAGYPKQLANSRSWGPYATGPVPIPFMWNAVGRAAGSVFIGEKTAQAAGQELHDTIARELARLQR
- a CDS encoding sugar ABC transporter permease; its protein translation is MHANAKGFVAFALVPAFFFLGAFYVYPFVFNLDISATDLDIFQLRDGGRWIGLENYIELLTSPGFRRVMFNTVIWLTVVGVTVRIVLGLALAFLLDSRTIRAWRLSTLTRILLIVPWATPPVVAIVVWRWILDPRVGAANQFLMWLGFIDQPIPFLADANWVWPSIILIITWNTLPLVTLTFMASLQSLPGELVEAAEIDGASRTQLLRYIYLPHLKPAIIVMAMMSTFWTFNNFIYVWLTTGAGPGTFTNVMATEIYIKGFIDGRLGYSAAAGVVMAMIMTAFGMIYLRYVAARALVEEEDR
- a CDS encoding carbohydrate ABC transporter permease produces the protein MIPLHGRAAWIGYGVVALAILFIVGPTAWIFLNSIKYQIAIYSGAWVFEPTLDNYIDVLFSRRSDLVHNLWNSFVVAGLSTVAVLVVGSLGAYGVHRWFRSRLFAKLLMGWVLIFHMIPVITLVGPWYLFFQSLGLYNTLLALVLTHITINLPMTMWIMLTYFNEVPTELREAATIDGCGDFTTFRRIILPLVGPGLVSSGILSFVFSWNEFAIALNLTARDTATVPVAIARFAQQFEIQHAQMAASSMIAIVPALLLMIFGQRFIVRGLTTGAVK
- a CDS encoding carbohydrate ABC transporter permease, with protein sequence MNRTPSASVQFATLAVTAFALAFLIYPTAWVFIASLKTPDTMFSATRWSMTLENYTRLFAAGFGHNVLNSLVLCIGAVLLSTFVSVNAAYAFSRFRFRGRGTLFATVMLGQTFPWIILVTPVFILFARAGMLNNWGSMLFVYVAISIPFSVYLLVGYLRAVPRSLDEAAIMDGASYFQVVWRIVFPIMFPGIVATATYAFLLCWSEYLFSVALLTQEEMKTMPLALYIYFGENVTDWGNVMAGSALTTLPTLLLFLPLQRYMVSGLAAGSVKQ